ATCACCACAATGATAAACTGGAATTAAGCATATGCATGCTGAAGCATGATTGGCTAATTAAGAAGGGTATACTGTAGTGTGTACGTAGGGCGGATCAAGAGGCTCTAGCTTGCGCCACGGCTCCAGCTTGGCCAACGACAACTCCAGCTGTTGGCTGCATTAAGTAATCAATTAATTAAACGAGAGCCCCTCTTTTTAAAATTCAAGCCGTGGACTAATTTGATCGATGGCACCGTGGAGTACGCATTTGGGGCTGCGATGATCTTACGGTGACCAGTGGCACAAGTGGCATGTGCTACAGGTTCTATGCTAGGAGTTTTCTATATGCATTCGTTGATCATCTTTGATTCGGTAAACAGTGGGTTTGTAGTGGGATAGCCCATACAAAATCGTGCACGCTATATATCCTTGTcgatgtacgtacgtacagatCTCGGACGACTATAATAGTGTATTATATACTCCGTACGTACTTGCTGATCAGTTTGCTGGCTTGGCTGCCAGCCTGCCAAGGTACACGGCATCGAAAGTCTGCATGTGGTTTACAAGAGCGGGCGACTTTGAGATTCCGATATGGATTCTCAAGAGATTGTACTAATTCCCGTTGAACTTTGCATTCGTGTCTGTTTTAAGCAGTTTTCTTGGAAGCCTTTCTCACTCAAACTTGCTATACGTACTTCCGAATAATCATTGGAGGCCGGCCCACGAGATGAACAGCCCAAATTAAAGGCCAAACATGGCAATTGACGTTCAGTTCGCTGATTGTAACTCATCCGTTAATCCACTGGATCAAAGGATCAATCAGTACCTCAGTGGATATTTGCTTAAAGTTGATCATGCCCAACTCGACGTACAGCTGAAGTCTGAAGAAGGTACGTAGCTTATAGATACcgggctttttctggacgggCGTCGGCAAACAGTCTCGCAAGCACCATGTAATAAGTAATTAATCACGTAATGTGTGACCTCAACGACCGCGCGAATATATTCCATGGCCCTGTGGATATATATAATCAGCCTTTTCTGAGACAAGAAATTCGCATGAAGTAAGCAAAACGACAGCGACGTGTGGTATACCCATGCTAATACAATACCAGGAGTTATCCTTTGCAATACCAGGGACATGTATGGATGATGGATGTTAATGTGCTAACTAAACGAATTGACCGAATCTCTCCTCCCATGGATCGACATTGTTTTCACTCCGGAACAATGGAGTCAACACGCGTCTTCTTTGCGGCAAAAGGTTTAGCTGAGATCGTGACCCAAGGTctttacaaaaaaagaagaagatcgtgACCCAAGGTCTAAACGAGCTACgtagtagtactagctagGAGTAACAGTATTACAGTAAACAAATGGAGTAGTAGTAGCTGTGTGTGTGTCTGGGGTACGCGACTTTGGGATCGGTCGAGTTAATTTGGATACTGCGTGCTATTGCCATGCAtcgcaacttttttttagagtttAGTGTTAGGGTTTTTTCTTTGGGCCAAAAAAATGCCTACGCCAAAATATTTGCTTtcatcaaacaaaaatatttttttaatcatgaCCAGATCAAATAATGGCATGACATATTTTAGCAACAATCTATAAATATAACCTGAGctttctactttttttttaggggatgCTTTCAACTATTTTTTAGTCACCAACTTTCTgctcgtttttcttttttgagaattcCTGCTCGTTTTTCAACCAACGAGATTTCTGCTAGCACGGCCAGACGGGTCACGGGGCCCAGCCCACCATGCAGGTACTCGAGTGACGCGGCCCAATTTGCACCACCGTCCACCGAAACTCTGAATTCAGCGTAAGCACAATGCACCGTAGCTCAACAAACTTTTACAAGTACATCATAGCGATACATAAGACTCATAGATCCACAGATAACAAAGATCCACAGATAACAAAGTTCTCAAAGGCATAGCAACTACAATACTCAGCTTCACTGCTGTTCTAAACTTTGGGACGACACTACTTCATCCACTGGCAGAAATGGACCTCTCTCTTTGCGCAGACCTGCTGTAATGCTCATGCAATGGACTCCCGCTCCTCGACCTGCCATCCACAGGCGAGCGGGAGTAGGAGTCCTCTCTGAATCTGCGCCGTTCGTACCGAGGCGATGGAGACCTGTGAAGACGCCAGGTTTAGAGTGTATCGTCAAACAGGCAATTAAACAGTGAAGAACTTTAAGATCATAGCTAGCCTGCAGATGCAAGGAACCATCTTATCGAACATACCTTGAGTAGCTTCGGCCACGGAAAGGCGACCGGCCCCTTGGAGAAAGAGAGCGCCGCCGGTCATAAGATCGACCTCTGCTACTGCAGGATGTGTAAACAGGTAATGAATAGAGGGCCATGTACTATTTGGGAATCAACTAATGAAATGATGACAGGGTAGCTAGATGTGATAGGAAGAAAGAAGCAGCAAACCTTTCTCTGGTTCTCATCTCAGAAGGATGCTTACGGTTCTCCTGCGCAAAAACAACAGCTATTTCCCTGCCAAGGACAACTTGCCCATCCATATAGTATTTTGCATCAGCAGCATCTTCAGGATCAAAGTACTGGACAAAGCCAAATCCTCGCGGCTCCCTGtaaataagaaaataaatcATCTCTCCTTCAAAAAGGATAAAGCCTCTGGTCCATGGCAATATAACAGAAGCTCTTCCGAATATAGAGCAACCAAAGCAGAGTCAAATTCTCAAAGACTGCAAACACAGACAAATTAACAATGTAGTCAATCGGCTGCTGACCTTGCACTGTCCACAGTTCTAATACGGACTTCAAACTCTTCATCACTTCTTAACTCTTAAATCTGTAACTATATCTTCTGTTCTCTTCAACAGTAACCTTACTTGCACATCCCTTAACTTGCAAATCtatttcttcctttctcttcCACAATAATCTTTAACAGCACATTACTTAACTTGCAACTTCTCTATGCTTCCCTTCTCTTCAAGGGTACTCTTAAGACTTGTCTTCAAAAAATTATTTCCACTGTTAATTTCAACAGATTGACAGAAGTATCTAATTCTGCCAATAAAACTAGAGCGCAAACAACTACCTTACAGAGAAAAACTACCCTCCAAAGTGCACTTTACTATTTTGTACTTGAGAAACAAAGTGCATTATATAACAATGAGTGGTTCTGTATGTAACATTATCATAGGGCTAAAGCAATTTATGCTATCCTACCCAGCTCAAATAACAACTATAAAACTGCCACTAGATTAATAAAATGCTTGTAGCTCCAGATGTAGAGGCAACTAACAATAGTCCAGATAGATAGTCTTACCGAGTATAGTAATCCCTTGGAATATATACATCTTTAAGGCGGCCAAATTGTCCAAATGGCCGACGAAGGTCTTCTGGCCTGCATTCATGATGGAGGATGAATTAAAAAGGGCCAAGAGGGAAGAAGATATTCCCATTATATGCAGACAAAAAAGTCGCAACCAAAGAAATAGAGGAACGATTGGGAGAAGAGTGTGTGAGAGAGATGGGATCAAAACCAAGTGATACTCGAAACCACATGTAAATACAGACAAAACTAGCTTACTTCAAGATGAACACACCCTTGCCACAAAATGGAATGGGTACATAATGTCACAGCTGCGTTTACATTCTGAAAAAGCTTTTAGAAAATCTTACCTGCAGTCCCGACGAAGGTTCCTGACCAGAAGACTGGTTGGGAGATCTCTACCTCGGCCCACATAACGAACACGGGGACTTGGGCTGCGTGCCCTTCCTCTGTAGCTTCTTGGTGGTGGGGATGGACTGTAGCTGTAGCCTCTTCCCATGTTGATCTAGAATAAAACCAAAGATAAGCACTATCATTACAAATTCAATGTGCCACAAAAATTCACCTTGTTAGTCCTCCCAAACTTTCTAATTTAACAGTGTATGCAGAAGGAACACATTCAGCAAGGAATAATCTGACGCCCAAACATAAAGCACCAAACGTTAAGGGCATTTACAGTGGAGGGACATGACACTTGAGATGTCACATAGGATTTTCACTGAGTTGTCAGACAGAGAGGCTATCTTCGGTTGGGAAGGGGTAAAGGATAACCCATTCACACCCAAGCGATCCACAATTTCACCAATAGAAGATACCATCCATTGGGCACACATTTTCTAATTTAGTTTTCATATCTATTTCTAGGTGACATGGAACAGCATCTCCACCACTTGAGATGTCAAAAGAGACACTTCTCCATGTCTTATGACACAATTCCCTTCCTAAAAGCAACTTGCAGGACTTCCGTGGATACTCATTCCACAATTGTTGTTTGATCTTcaaaacataagaaaacaaCTAGTACTGCTGGGCTATCGCCTACAACTACATCAGGTCCGCAGCCGATGAGCAAGAATATTTTCTCCAATCAACATAAGGGCACGCCTCATCTTAGCCAAAAACAAAAGTGAGGATGAAATAACGGCTGCCAACGCAATTAGCAGCACCACGAAATTGCCTAGCACCGGGACCTACCCATCGCAACTAACCAAACCAACCATCCACGCCCACGTTCGGTTAGTATCATAGCGTAAGCGGAATCATCAACCAGGACGGGCCAAACAGAGGAAAAGAATTCCTCAAATACTTTCAGGAATCACAACACATCGTGAAGATTTCAAAAGGTGAACAAACTAATAATCACAGACACCGTACAGGGAAGATGGAGCGAACGCCTTACCGCGAACGATTTGGGATCGAACAGAGAGCGCCGCTCgatgggaggaggagatcagTGGCGTCGCCTCTAGTCTGGAGTCCAGAAGCTTCCCGACCAGACCGGTGGggatttccttttcttcttctctctctctcgtgccGCCGCTTTTTATTTAGTGAGGCGATGTGGCGCAGCCGTTGGATGCGGACACGTGTCGTCGCTGGTGCGGCGGGACGGTGGTACTGGGTTGGGCTCTTGTGGGCCGAACTGTTTGGGCCAAGTGGATATTCCCAGCAAATGGGTGGGCTGGTATGCTTCAGGATTGctcctttgtttttttagtcGATTAGTTTACAGAGACAGAATTGCTGTACAGCTCTAAACTTGATGACATTCAATCTGTTTGAATTGCAAATCACTAATTCTAATATGAGTCTAGAATcacgccaaaaaaaaaaatatgagtctAGAAACCATAACGGCCAATAAACTGgacgaaggaaaaaaaaagaagtcttGCCGGTTGAGATTGTGTCATCGTGCGCGTAGCAATCCAAGAAGCGGTGGAGAAGAATGCCTCCGAAATGGcctgtgcgtgtgtgtgtggtcTGGATAATGCGGCACCCTGTTCGTGCCGAATTCGTTCGTGCTCGATGCGGCAGCCGGCAGTGCCAACTACCTACCTATGTGTGAATGCCACTACACCTCCTTCATGCCACGTGTACACCCTCCAGGCACGTAGAGACGAAACAAGAGATAAGAAAGAAGAAGTCAAGAAGATGCAAAGAGCGTGTGTGGAGAAGAAAATACAAACCTCTCTGCCTATGTACCTTTCTGGAAATTACAAGTTGAATAGGACGTGCATGGTAGCTAAATGGAAATTTAAGATGAATTAACGTGCGTGATCTTTGTGCAAACACGTGTTTATTATTGGTCATCTGGGCGGTGTGCTCGTACTACAGAAAAGACTCCTTTTCTGTAGTACTAGTAGCTATTTATGGTTCTTTAATATATTGCAATTTTTTCACTTCCCCGAAATCATATCGGAAGATGGTCGGTGCGGTCGAGGTGAAAATTTTATCTGAAGATGGTCGGTTGCTTGTTCTTGCCATCAATCCACTCTTTGGTAGTTCGATTGATCACTTGGTACAAGTAACCAAGAAAATAAGGTACTCCAGTCAGGACCTGTATACACATAAGCTGTGTGCTAATTTGCCGTCGGATAGCAAAGGTGTTCTAATCAAGGCTTGCTGATTTGTGTGTACAGCATGCCAGCACGGTGCACTGACTTGCTACAAGGGGGGACACATGCACACGTCACCAGAGGATCACACACCATAAACCTTACTGTTTTATTCACTCGATGTTTCTTCGTGATTGTGCCCTCTCAACCGTCACACTACCTCCTCTCCCAGACGACCGACCCCCGttcacttcttcctctctctctcgaacGGTCTCCTCGCAGTGTCTGTCAACACTAATTACTGGAGTGCGCTGCTTCTTCTTATCTGTGTGATTTGGAGGAAGACAGTAAGTCCTAATTACTGGCCtccatacatacatgcatactTGGTGGCAAATAAAAGGCAGGGCAGGGTCATATCTacgtctttctttttttaggatTCGAGGGTTCAGAGCTTCCATCCATAGCGAAAAGGCGATAAGGGGATTGTTCTTGGCAGCTGTTAGCACCAAGTAGTACTAATTCAGTGGTGGCTGAGGTACGTACGCATGATTCTGCTAGATTCTCTCTTCTTCTAGCGGCTCTCGTGTCTCTCTTCGTTGGATAAGGATTTGCCTGTTCTGTTCTTCGTTGGAAGTGAGAAAGGGGTTTTCTGTTGTTCGTTCTTGATGCCTAGATTAGAACAGCAGCGTACAGTCaataccttttgtttttcaggATTTTCTCTTCTAGTTAGATAGAACTTCTTCTCGAATCCTTGGATTTCTTCTGatgatttctttcttttgggtACATAGCTTTAACTAATTATCCCGAATACCTCTGTAGCAGGTGTTTTGAACAACATGATCCAGCTTGCTTCAGCTTAGGCTTCACGGAGCTTGGTTTTCTTTCTCGTTCAGATTTCAGTCCACAAACTTGTGAATTTTAACTTAGTTGTCTGTCACCGTTGGTTTGGTTTGTTTTAAATCTACCTTACATGTATGCTGCAAACTTACATGTTTACTAATTAGTAGCAAAGGCTTTAAATTTGTAAGGAATCAAATCATGTTTGTGCTCTTGCCAAGGATGAGAATCTTTTCCCCCATACCATCGTCTTGTAGTTAGATGTTTCAGTTTCACCAACCAATGCCCTAGCTCCATTTTTCAATCGACCGATTACAATTTACCAGCGAGTATGCTTCCACGTCTGCAAATCCCTATCAAGATTATTGACATTCAGTATCAGACACATCGCAGAAATAAGCCCGTGCCGACAAAATCTCAAATTCCGACAGCGATACGAGAGTCGGATTATTAGAAACTTGGCACCTCTTACCGCGACAGCGCGTTTCACTATCACCCCTCTCAATTTCATCCAACGCGTCTCTTAACTGAAGTTGCGTGCATTATTACGTTGCGAGAAAAAATGTGCAGTTTGGTTCAAAAGTTCGAACTTGTACTTAATCATGTCGGTAATCGGTATATAGCATGCAGTATGGTCGAATAGCATCAGAAGCATGCATGCCTCCATGTTAATCTGTCACGATGTCATATGCTACGTCTCTGAATTTGGGCAGGTTTTCGTGCAGGACTACACTGCTGAAGATCGGGGTCTG
This is a stretch of genomic DNA from Brachypodium distachyon strain Bd21 chromosome 1, Brachypodium_distachyon_v3.0, whole genome shotgun sequence. It encodes these proteins:
- the LOC100830184 gene encoding serine/arginine-rich SC35-like splicing factor SCL33, yielding MGRGYSYSPSPPPRSYRGRARSPSPRVRYVGRGRDLPTSLLVRNLRRDCRPEDLRRPFGQFGRLKDVYIPRDYYTREPRGFGFVQYFDPEDAADAKYYMDGQVVLGREIAVVFAQENRKHPSEMRTRESSRGRSYDRRRSLSPRGRSPFRGRSYSRSPSPRYERRRFREDSYSRSPVDGRSRSGSPLHEHYSRSAQRERSISASG